The following proteins are co-located in the Rippkaea orientalis PCC 8801 genome:
- a CDS encoding biotin transporter BioY: protein MNIKRDRNKSKFLVSPDQSGSKVSATNEFLWAIIGFLLTVFSTFVQAFVTNPPWNWEQQGVNSVPLGVTFQVGAVLLTGCMGGKNAGALAQLAYVFLGLFGLPIFAQGGGLDYWQEPSFGYILGFIPGAWLCGVMAFKRRAKLESLALSALSGLGVIHLCGLVYLIGLSYLSPTTVSMNSLPHLIMNYSVSSLPGQFVIICVVAVVSFILRQILFY, encoded by the coding sequence GTGAATATCAAACGCGATCGTAACAAATCAAAATTCCTCGTTTCCCCCGATCAATCGGGTTCAAAGGTGTCTGCTACCAATGAATTTCTCTGGGCAATAATTGGTTTCTTATTAACCGTTTTTAGCACGTTTGTGCAAGCCTTTGTCACCAATCCCCCTTGGAATTGGGAACAACAGGGGGTTAATTCTGTGCCCCTTGGGGTGACTTTCCAAGTAGGGGCAGTTTTGTTGACGGGCTGTATGGGAGGAAAAAATGCCGGGGCTTTAGCTCAATTAGCCTACGTTTTTTTGGGGCTATTTGGTTTACCTATCTTTGCTCAAGGGGGTGGTCTAGATTATTGGCAAGAACCCAGTTTTGGCTATATTTTAGGGTTTATCCCTGGAGCTTGGCTTTGTGGTGTCATGGCCTTTAAGAGAAGGGCTAAGCTAGAATCTTTAGCGTTGAGTGCCTTGAGTGGTTTGGGGGTAATTCATCTGTGTGGCTTAGTCTATCTGATTGGGTTATCCTATTTAAGTCCAACAACGGTTTCTATGAATAGTTTACCCCACCTGATTATGAATTATTCTGTGAGTTCTTTACCCGGACAATTTGTTATTATTTGTGTGGTTGCTGTGGTGTCATTTATTCTCCGCCAAATCCTCTTTTATTAA
- a CDS encoding LptF/LptG family permease — protein sequence MKVVKSLPHCLRSRGGYFSLSLMDRYIGGQLITPFIFGVGLVSSLGVAIGYLSDLGNKVVDSNLPLIKALEILLLKVPEFTAYALPISVMLTTLLTYGRLSSDSELIALRACGVSLSRLIAPALALSLVVSGITFVFNELVVPTANYQATSILVKYLNEEHRFWQQKDIFYPDYEEISLPNGETIKRLKHLFYAEEFDGENMKALTILEWIGDSLNKIVISDSATWNANQNTWDFFNGNIYKIAPDASYKDTFGFKHRQFPLSKAPFEFALQGRNPYEMNIIQAQEYTKLLKMIGDQKNLRTFQVRIQQKMSFPFICVVFGLIGSVLGARPQQMSRSTSFGLSVIIIFTYYVLGFLIGSLGLVGAISPFMAAWLPNFIGLAVGGWLLYRFANS from the coding sequence ATGAAAGTTGTTAAATCCCTGCCTCACTGTTTGCGATCGCGGGGGGGTTACTTTTCTTTATCGTTGATGGATCGCTATATCGGAGGCCAACTAATTACTCCCTTTATTTTTGGGGTAGGATTGGTATCATCGTTAGGGGTGGCGATCGGGTATTTATCGGACTTAGGTAATAAGGTTGTTGATTCCAATTTACCCTTAATTAAGGCTTTAGAAATCCTCTTATTAAAGGTTCCCGAATTTACAGCCTATGCCCTACCAATTTCGGTGATGTTGACAACTTTACTCACCTATGGTCGTCTGAGTAGCGATAGTGAATTAATCGCCTTACGCGCTTGTGGAGTCAGTCTCTCTCGTCTGATTGCTCCGGCTTTAGCGTTGAGTTTAGTCGTTAGTGGAATTACTTTTGTTTTTAATGAATTAGTCGTTCCGACTGCTAATTATCAGGCGACATCTATCTTAGTCAAATATCTCAATGAAGAGCATCGTTTTTGGCAACAAAAAGATATTTTTTATCCTGATTATGAAGAAATTAGTCTGCCTAATGGAGAAACGATTAAGCGGCTCAAACACCTATTTTATGCTGAAGAATTTGATGGAGAAAACATGAAAGCTCTAACCATTTTAGAATGGATAGGTGATAGCTTAAATAAAATTGTTATCTCTGATTCAGCCACTTGGAATGCTAATCAAAATACCTGGGACTTTTTTAATGGTAATATTTATAAAATAGCTCCTGATGCTTCCTATAAAGATACCTTTGGGTTTAAACACCGTCAGTTTCCCTTGAGTAAAGCTCCCTTTGAATTTGCGCTACAAGGTCGTAATCCCTATGAAATGAATATTATTCAAGCACAGGAATATACAAAGTTATTAAAAATGATTGGCGATCAAAAAAATTTGCGGACGTTTCAAGTACGAATCCAACAAAAAATGTCTTTTCCGTTTATTTGTGTTGTCTTTGGTTTAATTGGCTCAGTTTTAGGCGCAAGACCCCAACAAATGAGTCGATCAACGAGTTTTGGACTTAGTGTTATTATCATTTTTACTTACTATGTTTTAGGATTTTTAATCGGTAGTTTAGGATTAGTGGGGGCAATTTCTCCTTTTATGGCAGCTTGGCTGCCTAATTTTATTGGACTAGCAGTAGGGGGATGGTTGCTCTATCGTTTTGCTAATTCTTAA
- the lspA gene encoding signal peptidase II, with translation MKKNPFFWLAGITGLIIDQITKYWVAQSFSSLGQTVAIWSGVFHFTYVINTGAAFSFFTGGAPWLRWLSLSVSLGLMALAWWGGKMKRTEQLGYGFILAGALGNGIDRFLFGYVIDFLDFRLIQFPVFNLADVFINVGIFFLLIASFSPSSSPGLKQ, from the coding sequence ATGAAAAAAAATCCTTTTTTTTGGTTAGCTGGAATCACTGGTCTTATTATTGATCAGATAACTAAATATTGGGTTGCTCAATCCTTTAGTAGTTTGGGACAGACTGTTGCAATTTGGTCTGGAGTGTTTCATTTTACCTATGTGATTAATACAGGAGCCGCTTTCAGTTTTTTTACAGGGGGAGCTCCATGGCTCCGTTGGCTGTCTTTATCCGTCAGTTTGGGGTTAATGGCCTTGGCTTGGTGGGGTGGTAAAATGAAACGGACTGAACAGTTAGGCTATGGATTTATTTTAGCAGGGGCATTGGGTAATGGAATCGATCGCTTTTTGTTTGGCTATGTGATTGATTTTTTAGATTTTCGCTTAATTCAATTTCCCGTATTTAATCTAGCCGATGTTTTTATTAATGTTGGTATTTTTTTTCTGTTAATTGCCAGTTTTTCTCCTTCATCTTCCCCCGGATTAAAACAATAA
- a CDS encoding SDR family NAD(P)-dependent oxidoreductase: protein MTTKTALITGASFGIGTAFAQELAARQMNLILVARSQDKLYQLAETLKQETAIEVEVIVQDLVQPGATKAVYDRVQEKGLTVDLLINNAGFGDYGAFTERDLSRQVEMIQLNVVALVELTHLFLPQMQQKGSGGIINVASIAAFQPLPYLSVYAATKAFVLSLSEALWAENKDTGVNILALCPGPTESNFFKVADFPESFAGKSNGQLTSAEEVVKDALKALENNQSNCVTGGFANQLIVNASRFVPREFLVNAVEKQFRA from the coding sequence ATGACAACAAAAACGGCTTTAATTACGGGTGCATCTTTTGGCATAGGAACCGCTTTTGCTCAGGAATTAGCGGCGCGTCAGATGAATTTAATTTTAGTGGCTCGTTCTCAAGATAAACTATACCAACTTGCTGAAACACTAAAACAGGAAACCGCTATTGAGGTTGAGGTAATTGTTCAAGATTTAGTCCAACCAGGGGCAACAAAAGCTGTTTATGATCGGGTTCAGGAAAAGGGTTTAACGGTTGATTTGTTGATTAATAACGCTGGATTCGGAGATTATGGGGCATTTACAGAACGCGATTTATCTCGTCAGGTGGAGATGATTCAACTCAATGTGGTCGCTTTGGTAGAGTTAACCCATCTCTTTTTACCCCAGATGCAGCAAAAAGGGTCAGGGGGGATTATTAATGTTGCCTCTATTGCAGCGTTTCAGCCTTTACCCTATCTTTCAGTCTATGCCGCGACTAAAGCCTTTGTGTTGAGCTTAAGCGAGGCTTTATGGGCAGAAAATAAGGATACAGGGGTCAATATTTTAGCCCTGTGTCCTGGTCCTACGGAATCGAATTTCTTTAAGGTGGCAGATTTTCCTGAGAGTTTTGCGGGCAAAAGTAATGGTCAATTAACCTCGGCTGAAGAGGTGGTTAAAGATGCTCTAAAAGCCCTTGAAAACAATCAATCTAATTGTGTTACTGGGGGTTTCGCTAATCAATTGATTGTTAATGCCAGCCGTTTTGTCCCTAGAGAATTTTTAGTGAATGCCGTAGAAAAACAATTTCGAGCCTAA
- a CDS encoding tetratricopeptide repeat protein, producing the protein MNSPEIIQLLENLKAVDESTRSQATAKLWQLWFEQKGELGLELLKRAQFLLESGEVEKAEKLLTKTIKSYPDFAEAWNRRAVLYFTQEQYEKSKGDCERVVQLVPYHFGAWHGLGLCLTALGNYYEAIGAFRQALAIQPHALINQKLILECTALLN; encoded by the coding sequence GTGAACTCTCCAGAAATTATCCAATTATTAGAAAACTTAAAAGCCGTTGATGAATCCACTCGTTCCCAAGCAACGGCAAAGCTTTGGCAGCTTTGGTTTGAACAAAAAGGAGAATTAGGTCTAGAACTCCTCAAAAGAGCCCAATTTTTGCTAGAGTCTGGAGAAGTCGAAAAAGCCGAAAAACTACTAACGAAAACCATTAAAAGTTATCCTGATTTTGCCGAAGCTTGGAACCGTCGCGCTGTGCTTTATTTTACTCAGGAACAGTACGAAAAATCCAAGGGAGATTGCGAAAGAGTGGTTCAATTAGTTCCCTATCATTTTGGGGCATGGCATGGCTTAGGATTATGTTTAACGGCTTTAGGAAATTATTATGAAGCGATCGGGGCTTTTCGGCAAGCTTTAGCCATTCAACCCCATGCTTTAATCAATCAAAAGCTCATATTAGAATGTACTGCTTTACTAAATTGA